TACATGCACCTGCATGCAATAGTCAAGATTGATGCAGGTGCATCGAGTGGGGTAAGAAGCGGACGACGAGTTTGAGCGGGACCATGAAACGCAAACCATCGACCGAGGCAACCAGTGCCTGGATCCGCCTGATGCGGGTGCAGAGCCGTGTGCTCGACTGCGTCGAGCAGGACCTGAAGAAGGCCGGTTTCCCACCGCTGGCATGGTACGACGCGCTGCTCGAATTGTCGCGCGCGCCGAGCGGAGAGCTGCGCCCGGTGGAACTCGAGCGGCAGATGCTGATCCCGCAATACTCCACCTCGCGGCTGATCGACCGCCTGGTCGACGAAGGCCTCGCCTCCCGGCGCGAATGCAAGATCGACAAGCGCGGCCAATTCGTCGAGATCACGGAGGCCGGCCGCGAATTGCAGAAGCGGATGTGGGGCGCCTACTCGGCTGCGATCGAGAAATATGTCGGCTCGAAATTGTCCGATGCCGATGCCGTCAAGCTCAGCGGTCTGCTCGACCGGTTAGGCTGCTCGTGCGGCGAGATGAAGCTGCCGCCCGTCGTCAACGTCAACGAAACTTCGCCGTCGCGATGACCGCGCGGCAAACCAACAGTCCGCGCGCCCGGTGGGTTCGCGGACCATCCCCGTCACCCCGCGCGCATTCGATCGAAGCGCTTCTGATTAGAGTTTGATATGGCGCGAGACCAGATCGATATGACGCCGCTGCAATCGCGCGACGAGCTCGTTGCGTGGTTCGAGGCCGGCTGCAAGGACCCGTCCGAATTCCGCATGGGCACCGAGCACGAGAAGACGCCGTTCACGCTCGAAGGCCATCGTCCGGTGCCTTATGAGGGCGCGCGCGGCATCGGCGCGCTGCTCGAAGGCATGAAGCTCCTGCTCGGCTGGGAGCCGATCATGGAGAAGGGCAGCATCATCGGTCTCTACGACGTCACCGGCGGCGGCGCGATCTCACTCGAGCCCGGCGGACAGTTCGAGCTCTCCGGCGCACCGGTCGAGAATGTGCACCAGACCCAGAGCGAGCTGATGGCGCATCTGGCGCAGGTGCGCGAGATTGCGACCCCGCTCGGCATCGGCTTTCTCGGTCTCGGCATGACGCCGTCCTGGTCGCGCGCCGACATTCCGGTGATGCCCAAGGGTCGCTACAAGATCATGACCAATTACATGCCGAAGGTCGGACAGTACGGCCTCGACATGATGTACCGGACCTGCACGGTGCAGACCAATCTCGACTTCTCGTCGGAAGCCGACATGGTCAAGAAGCTGCGCGTCTCGCTGGCGCTGCAGCCGGTCGCGACCGCTCTGTTCGCCAATTCGCCGTTCACCGAAGGCAAACCGAACGGCTTCCTCTCCTTCCGCTCCGAGATCTGGCGTGACACCGACAATGCGCGCGCCGGCATGATGCCGTGGGCGTTCGAGGACGGCATGGGTTTTGAGCGCTATGTCGACTATGCGCTCGACGTGCCCATGTATTTCGTCAAGCGCGGCGAAGATTACATCGACGTGTCGGGCTCCTCGTTCCGCGCCTTCTTCGACGGCCGCAACAACAATCTGCCCGGCGAGCGTCCGACCCTGTCGGACTGGGCCAACCATCTCTCGACGATCTTCCCGGAAGTGCGGCTCAAGCGCTATCTCGAGATGCGGGGCTCCGATGGCGGCCCGTGGGGCCGTCTGCCGGCGCTGTCGGCGTTCTGGGCCGGGCTGCTCTATGACGATGTGTCGCTCGACGCCGCCTGGGACCTCGTGAAGCACTGGACCACGCCTGAGCGTCAGGCCCTGCGCGACGACGTGCCGCGCTTCGGCTTCAAGGCGCGGATCAAGGACCGCTATCTCTTTGAGATCGCCAAGGAGTGCCTCGTCCTGGCCCATGCGGGCCTGCGTCGCCGCGGCCGCATCGATGCGATCGGCCGCGACGAAACGCGGCATCTGGAGCCGCTCGACCGCATCATCGATTCCGGCCGCACCCCGGCCGAGGAGATGCTCGAGAAGTTCAACGGCGCCTGGAAAGGCTCGGTGGAACCGGCCTACACGGAATACGCGTTCTAGAGCTCGGAAAACCGCGTCACACTTTGCGCGAACGCGGCCCTTCGGGGCCGGATCATGCGTTAGGGCTACGAGCAGGATTTAGCCTGTTCATCGCCCATACAGGTTTGCGGCGATCAAATGACCGGCCGAAAAACCTGAGCGCCGTCAATAACTCGAAAGCTGATCTGATGGGGAAGGGCCGCCTGCCTGCCGTCATGGCAAAGGTCTTGGCAAAGGTTTTGGCAAGCGTCGTGGCCTGCATCACGCTGCTGTTGCTCGTGCCTGCGAGTGGGCCCGCGCGCGCCCAGACGGCGTTCGATCGGCCCGGCGGCGATTATTCCAGCACGCCGATGCCGTCGGGCGATCCCGAAGATTGCGCGCTGCTCTGTGAGCGCGATCGCCGCTGTCGCTCCTGGAGCTTCAGCTATCCCGACATCGACGGCGCCGCGGCGGTGTGCTGGCTCAAGAATACGGTGCCGCCGCGGCAGCCCGCCAATTGCTGCATCTCCGGCGTGCGCGGCGCCGGCGTGATCGAGCCGCGCGTCGAGGGCGTGGAGACCTCGATCGACCGCCCCGGCGGCGATTTGCGCAATTTCGAGCTCAAGGACGGCGAAGGGGAGGACGTCTGCAAGGCCGCCTGCACTGCCGACAACAAATGCCGCGCCTTCACCTATGCCCGTCCCGGCTATACGGGCCGCGAAGCGCGCTGCTTCCTGAAAAAGGACATCAAGCCGCCGCGGCGAAAGGCCGGGTTCACGTCGGGCGTGGTGAGATAGGCTCGGATTACTCCGCTGCTATCACCGTAAGCTCCGGCCATAGCGCTTTCCATCGCGCTGCCTTGGTCGCGTAGTTCGCCGCAGAAAAATTCAGGGCTGGGTTGGGCCGCACGATCAATCTCTCGACGTCGTCGAACCCATGCGGTGCGTAGACCTCATGACCATTATCCAAGCGCCTCACGCCGATTTGCGTGTTCTGCGTGAGGAAGCGGTCGATGCCGTCAGTCGCGCGCGTCAAGGGCGGATAGGGCAGGCCGTGCTTGGCCGGATACCAAAGATGCACGCGGGCCTGATTGCGGATCTCGATCTTGGCGCCGAGATGCCCGAGCCGTTCGTGCAGCGTGCGGATCACGGTGTCCTCGGCTTCCCACGACGTATCGGGGTCAAAATAGAACGCGTCATAATCGGAGATGCCGTGATCGATCGCACGGCCCGTCAGCACGTTCCAGACCGTCTGAGCCAGGCAGCCCGCCACCAGCCATGCATCCGGCAGCGCGAGCCGAGGTAGTTCATCGAGGATCGCACCGTTGACTGGATTCTGCAGCGCGAGGGCAAGAAATTCGTCCTTGCCCACCCTGCGATCAATCAGTGCACGGCGGTGAAGAACCGCGCGAGGCGGAAGCCGGAGAGCCAGGTCCAGACCGGCTGGCCGCGCATGCCGAGATCCCAGGAGCCGAGCACGGCATCGGCACGGCCGACCAGATTGTCGATCGGCAGCAGGCCGACGCCGCCAGAGCGCAGCGGCACGCGGCTGTCGGCCGAATTGTCGCGGTTGTCGCCGAGCACGAACAGATGTCCGGGCGGAACCGTCACTTCCTGCGTGTTGTCGAGCGGACCGTTGTCGCGCATCTTGAAGATCAGGTGCTTGACGCCGTTCGGCAGCGTCTCGACGTAGCGATAGGCGGGCTCGCTGCCGCCATTGTCGTCCTCGGCGGCACCGACGCCATCAGGCTTGAGCTCGGCGGGGCGATCGTTGATGAAGAG
This portion of the Bradyrhizobium diazoefficiens genome encodes:
- a CDS encoding glutamate--cysteine ligase — its product is MARDQIDMTPLQSRDELVAWFEAGCKDPSEFRMGTEHEKTPFTLEGHRPVPYEGARGIGALLEGMKLLLGWEPIMEKGSIIGLYDVTGGGAISLEPGGQFELSGAPVENVHQTQSELMAHLAQVREIATPLGIGFLGLGMTPSWSRADIPVMPKGRYKIMTNYMPKVGQYGLDMMYRTCTVQTNLDFSSEADMVKKLRVSLALQPVATALFANSPFTEGKPNGFLSFRSEIWRDTDNARAGMMPWAFEDGMGFERYVDYALDVPMYFVKRGEDYIDVSGSSFRAFFDGRNNNLPGERPTLSDWANHLSTIFPEVRLKRYLEMRGSDGGPWGRLPALSAFWAGLLYDDVSLDAAWDLVKHWTTPERQALRDDVPRFGFKARIKDRYLFEIAKECLVLAHAGLRRRGRIDAIGRDETRHLEPLDRIIDSGRTPAEEMLEKFNGAWKGSVEPAYTEYAF
- a CDS encoding nucleotidyltransferase family protein, with the translated sequence MGKDEFLALALQNPVNGAILDELPRLALPDAWLVAGCLAQTVWNVLTGRAIDHGISDYDAFYFDPDTSWEAEDTVIRTLHERLGHLGAKIEIRNQARVHLWYPAKHGLPYPPLTRATDGIDRFLTQNTQIGVRRLDNGHEVYAPHGFDDVERLIVRPNPALNFSAANYATKAARWKALWPELTVIAAE
- a CDS encoding MarR family winged helix-turn-helix transcriptional regulator, with amino-acid sequence MKRKPSTEATSAWIRLMRVQSRVLDCVEQDLKKAGFPPLAWYDALLELSRAPSGELRPVELERQMLIPQYSTSRLIDRLVDEGLASRRECKIDKRGQFVEITEAGRELQKRMWGAYSAAIEKYVGSKLSDADAVKLSGLLDRLGCSCGEMKLPPVVNVNETSPSR
- the lepB gene encoding signal peptidase I, whose amino-acid sequence is MSVEKVTVSTKRKSSGWGGQLVQLAGIVAAVFIAKGALAEPFYVPSGSMEPTLLIGDALLASKFPYGYGTSSLPIQINLPETGRVFAETPKAGDVVVFRWPGDRSQAWVKRVVGLPGDRIQMRQGQLFINDRPAELKPDGVGAAEDDNGGSEPAYRYVETLPNGVKHLIFKMRDNGPLDNTQEVTVPPGHLFVLGDNRDNSADSRVPLRSGGVGLLPIDNLVGRADAVLGSWDLGMRGQPVWTWLSGFRLARFFTAVH
- a CDS encoding PAN domain-containing protein, giving the protein MGKGRLPAVMAKVLAKVLASVVACITLLLLVPASGPARAQTAFDRPGGDYSSTPMPSGDPEDCALLCERDRRCRSWSFSYPDIDGAAAVCWLKNTVPPRQPANCCISGVRGAGVIEPRVEGVETSIDRPGGDLRNFELKDGEGEDVCKAACTADNKCRAFTYARPGYTGREARCFLKKDIKPPRRKAGFTSGVVR